From the Streptomyces nigrescens genome, one window contains:
- a CDS encoding XRE family transcriptional regulator: MDRRNLLLLTGAAATAPALTLLLGPTEEAAATTAAPATTRLNEKLVCSIEGAVRDLREMDDSTGSASGDLTWGHGIWQSTTRVVAQAQGRGPLVERLQTAYIELSEQVGWMFFDARRHPQAQRIYHTGMRLARETATSLTTRHSTANLVASAAYQAAWLGHHNDAAALLDIAARTPELPSAVAAVIAERRIYAAGQRHDPGAVLRFRDEALLDLGSSDERTPWWATWITQGSVDAATGRAWLACDQPSRAVPFLNRRVEAASPDYPRDHLHAVLDLADTVHKCGDSDKARELLGQAEGLIGTVSSRRMAHRYEALSAAVSA, translated from the coding sequence ATGGACCGCCGAAACCTGCTCCTGCTCACCGGAGCGGCAGCCACTGCGCCCGCTCTCACCCTCCTCCTCGGCCCGACAGAAGAAGCGGCAGCCACCACCGCCGCGCCAGCCACCACGCGCCTGAATGAGAAGCTCGTTTGCTCGATCGAGGGCGCAGTCCGGGACCTCCGGGAGATGGACGACTCCACCGGAAGCGCCAGCGGCGACCTCACCTGGGGCCACGGCATCTGGCAGAGCACTACCCGGGTGGTCGCGCAGGCTCAGGGGCGCGGACCTCTCGTCGAACGGCTCCAGACCGCCTACATCGAGCTGAGCGAGCAGGTCGGCTGGATGTTCTTCGACGCGCGCCGGCACCCTCAGGCACAACGCATCTACCACACGGGAATGCGGCTGGCCCGTGAGACCGCAACCTCGCTGACCACCCGTCACTCGACAGCGAATCTGGTTGCCTCCGCTGCATATCAGGCCGCATGGCTGGGCCACCACAACGATGCCGCCGCCCTCCTCGACATCGCCGCTCGCACACCGGAGCTGCCGTCTGCTGTGGCGGCGGTGATCGCCGAGCGGCGCATCTACGCGGCGGGGCAGCGGCACGATCCTGGCGCGGTCCTGCGGTTCCGTGACGAAGCGCTGCTCGATCTCGGCTCTTCCGACGAGCGCACGCCGTGGTGGGCGACCTGGATAACGCAGGGCTCCGTGGACGCGGCCACCGGCCGGGCCTGGCTTGCCTGCGACCAGCCGTCACGGGCTGTGCCCTTCCTGAACCGCCGCGTCGAGGCGGCTTCGCCCGACTACCCGCGCGATCACCTCCACGCCGTTCTCGATCTGGCTGACACCGTCCATAAGTGCGGCGACAGCGACAAGGCGCGGGAGTTGCTTGGCCAGGCCGAAGGGTTGATCGGCACCGTCAGTTCTCGGCGTATGGCTCATCGGTACGAGGCGCTGTCGGCGGCCGTCTCCGCTTGA
- a CDS encoding helix-turn-helix transcriptional regulator, whose product MDALPQHPLAIARDLHGLSQSGLAEEIRQAARRRDRRAGTTKQQVSVWERPGGRVPDAWFQQLIADVFGVGHDRVTVLGWPYWLPGNEAPTALGSGTTVAALREAQRRAMLNRRTLVGLAPAALAALAQQWATLDPALASSAADGRPVAPEFVTWLESSVRHLTGMPTVDRQHSAQLLDSYYETVVGLLEKSRCDQVTEARLFTLASSLAQTIGWHRFDHDHHAAAGHYWSAALHAAHQVGDADRGAGVLSDLAYQNIWLGQAGTAIDVLDHALSRTQDATARSLLHLRKARALAMNGDARACRRDLDAAEHALDSATTAPPAWCSWMSPADLAVDSGRCLIDLGESGPALHQISQGVALLPDARDKTRAVFLTYEAESLLRQGEIDHSASIAGEALVLAQRIGSSRCVRQISDLAPGYEPHPKVQGVEQFLSIVRAWHHQEAPHGRRASASTHARTADRRAAHGPSGNALRCGRHHPATL is encoded by the coding sequence GTGGACGCGCTCCCCCAACACCCGCTAGCTATCGCTCGGGACCTTCACGGCCTGTCCCAGAGCGGCCTCGCCGAGGAAATAAGGCAGGCGGCGCGCCGCCGCGACCGCAGGGCCGGCACGACCAAGCAGCAGGTGTCGGTCTGGGAGCGCCCCGGGGGCCGTGTGCCCGATGCCTGGTTTCAGCAGCTGATCGCCGACGTCTTCGGCGTCGGCCACGACCGTGTGACCGTACTGGGCTGGCCGTACTGGCTGCCCGGGAACGAGGCGCCTACGGCCCTGGGTTCAGGAACGACGGTCGCCGCACTCAGAGAGGCCCAACGCCGCGCCATGCTCAACCGCCGCACCCTTGTCGGACTCGCACCCGCTGCTCTCGCGGCGCTCGCACAGCAGTGGGCCACCCTCGATCCTGCCCTTGCCTCGTCAGCCGCCGACGGCCGGCCGGTCGCCCCAGAGTTCGTGACCTGGCTGGAGTCCAGCGTTAGGCACCTCACGGGCATGCCCACCGTCGACCGCCAGCACAGCGCCCAGCTCCTGGACAGCTACTACGAGACCGTGGTTGGCCTGCTGGAAAAGTCCCGCTGCGACCAGGTGACCGAAGCCCGCCTGTTCACACTGGCATCCTCCCTTGCACAGACGATCGGGTGGCACCGCTTCGACCACGACCACCACGCCGCCGCCGGCCACTACTGGAGCGCCGCCCTCCACGCCGCCCACCAGGTAGGCGACGCCGACCGCGGAGCAGGCGTCCTTTCTGATTTGGCGTACCAGAACATCTGGCTCGGCCAGGCGGGCACCGCCATCGACGTCCTGGACCATGCTCTGTCCCGCACCCAGGACGCCACCGCCCGCTCCCTGCTCCACCTGCGCAAGGCCCGGGCCTTGGCCATGAACGGGGATGCCCGCGCCTGCCGCCGCGACCTCGACGCCGCAGAACACGCCCTCGACTCCGCCACCACCGCACCCCCCGCATGGTGCTCCTGGATGAGCCCAGCAGACCTCGCCGTCGACTCCGGCCGCTGCCTCATCGACCTCGGAGAAAGCGGCCCCGCCCTGCACCAGATCTCTCAGGGAGTAGCCCTCCTGCCCGACGCCCGGGACAAAACCCGCGCGGTCTTCCTCACCTACGAAGCCGAAAGTCTGCTGCGTCAGGGCGAGATCGACCACAGTGCTTCCATCGCCGGCGAAGCCCTCGTGCTCGCCCAGCGGATCGGCTCCTCCCGCTGCGTCCGCCAGATCAGCGACCTCGCACCTGGCTACGAACCCCACCCGAAAGTGCAGGGTGTTGAGCAGTTCCTCAGCATCGTTCGGGCATGGCACCACCAGGAGGCCCCTCATGGACGACGAGCTAGCGCCAGCACCCACGCCCGGACCGCTGACCGCCGGGCTGCCCACGGCCCGAGCGGCAACGCCCTCAGATGCGGCAGGCATCATCCGGCTACGCTCTGA
- a CDS encoding GNAT family N-acetyltransferase, whose translation MGEEWIRRCTAELAPRLAPGGDARAFVIDAPGGSMAACALGLIHRVLPAPSYPWGLAGRVHVVATRPDARRRGYARAVVRALLDELRTEHVTLFELHASQEAAPLYREFGFADSPALMRMTHLEEPGGRLPDRRT comes from the coding sequence ATGGGCGAGGAGTGGATCCGGCGGTGCACCGCCGAGCTGGCTCCACGGCTAGCGCCGGGGGGTGACGCACGGGCCTTCGTCATCGACGCCCCGGGCGGCTCGATGGCCGCCTGCGCCCTCGGGCTCATCCATCGCGTGCTCCCGGCACCGTCCTACCCCTGGGGGCTGGCAGGCCGCGTGCATGTGGTCGCCACACGCCCGGATGCCCGGCGCCGCGGCTACGCCAGAGCCGTTGTCCGCGCACTACTCGACGAGCTCCGTACCGAGCACGTCACCCTGTTCGAACTCCACGCCAGCCAGGAAGCGGCGCCCCTGTACCGCGAGTTCGGCTTTGCCGACAGTCCAGCCCTGATGAGGATGACGCACCTGGAGGAGCCGGGCGGTCGACTCCCTGACCGACGGACATAA
- a CDS encoding HAD hydrolase-like protein produces the protein MPMPHVPVPLPVDKASLLAVDLDNTLINRDAAFRSAAQVFLAEHGLPPESVEAIMDLDRSGHTPRPVVVAELTEHWGGAVSPETIAEFLHRGPAAHVALDEPVRRALLAVRAAGVPCVIVTNGRADQQEEKIRTAGLDRLVDGWVISESVGSRKPHPEIFHVAAATAGLPALDRASTWVIGDAGHTDVRGAVDLGLHSVWVSGGRPWTETAFWPTHIAVDVVEAIDHVLGERPRLIRDRVPDAVHQAEGRELEVYHADTGEFRRRLREKLRDEVTALLAADPGVPGAVEQLAEVLEIVHALAADLGTSPDTLEGLRRTVTEGWGAFDARMIWTGRYTSSSGASQP, from the coding sequence ATGCCAATGCCGCATGTTCCAGTTCCGCTGCCTGTCGACAAAGCCTCGCTGCTCGCCGTCGACCTCGACAACACCCTTATCAACAGGGACGCCGCCTTCCGGTCAGCTGCTCAGGTGTTCCTTGCAGAGCACGGCCTGCCTCCCGAGAGCGTCGAGGCCATCATGGATCTCGACCGGAGCGGACACACCCCCCGGCCCGTCGTCGTCGCGGAGCTGACGGAGCACTGGGGAGGCGCCGTCTCGCCGGAAACGATCGCAGAGTTCTTGCACCGCGGCCCAGCGGCCCACGTCGCCCTCGACGAGCCGGTCCGCCGCGCGCTGCTCGCCGTCAGGGCCGCCGGGGTGCCTTGCGTGATCGTCACCAATGGGCGTGCCGACCAGCAGGAGGAGAAGATCCGAACCGCCGGGCTGGACCGCCTGGTGGACGGCTGGGTGATCTCCGAGTCGGTCGGGTCCCGGAAGCCCCACCCGGAGATCTTCCACGTGGCCGCTGCCACCGCCGGACTGCCGGCCCTGGACCGAGCCAGCACCTGGGTGATCGGGGACGCCGGGCACACAGACGTGCGGGGAGCGGTCGACCTGGGCCTGCACAGCGTCTGGGTGTCCGGGGGCCGGCCATGGACGGAGACCGCGTTCTGGCCAACCCACATTGCTGTCGATGTCGTCGAGGCCATCGACCACGTGCTGGGGGAGCGCCCCCGCCTGATCCGAGACCGGGTACCCGACGCGGTGCATCAGGCTGAGGGGCGCGAGCTGGAGGTGTACCACGCGGACACGGGCGAATTCCGCAGGCGACTGCGGGAGAAGTTGCGGGACGAGGTGACAGCGCTCCTTGCCGCGGACCCCGGCGTCCCGGGCGCCGTTGAGCAACTGGCCGAGGTCCTGGAGATCGTGCATGCCCTCGCGGCCGACCTGGGAACCAGCCCGGACACCCTTGAGGGCCTCCGCCGAACCGTGACAGAGGGTTGGGGTGCCTTCGATGCTCGCATGATCTGGACGGGTCGGTACACGTCCTCATCAGGCGCCAGCCAGCCGTAG